A window of Procambarus clarkii isolate CNS0578487 chromosome 9, FALCON_Pclarkii_2.0, whole genome shotgun sequence contains these coding sequences:
- the LOC123766070 gene encoding tigger transposable element-derived protein 7-like — protein sequence MPLGGDAIKTATDKFAQKTNIPDFRASEGWLQRFKNGYNIKNRKVCGESLSADTDSVEPFKRKLNDYIITNDPRRFQVYNADETGFNWTCLQNNTLASRLDECVPGRKVNKENVSSILCANTDGSHRTKSAIVGKLKNPCALKNLMNKLHVVYHNSKTAWFTGDIFVDWFKNHFAKK from the coding sequence ATGCCACTTGGCGGCGATGCCATTAAGACAGCAACCGATAAATTTGCACAGAAGACGAACATTCCAGATTTTCGAGCAAGTGAAGGATGGTTGCAAAGGTTTAAGAATGGGTATAATATTAAGAACAGGAAAGTTTGTGGAGAATCACTAAGTGCAGATACGGATTCTGTCGAGCCATTTAAGCGTAAATTAAATGATTACATAATAACAAATGATCCAAGGCGTTTTCAGGTATACAATGCCGATGAAACAGGCTTTAATTGGACATGCTTGCAGAACAATACTTTGGCATCTAGGCTAGATGAATGTGTTCCTGGCCGTAAGGTAAACAAAGAAAATGTTTCTTCCATACTGTGTGCAAATACAGACGGAAGTCACAGAACAAAGTCTGCTATTGTAGGGAAGTTAAAAAACCCATGTGCTTTGAAAAATTTAATGAACAAGCTACATGTGGTCTACCACAACTCTAAAACAGCTTGGTTTACTGGAGATATTTTTGTAGACTGGTTCAAAAATCATTTTGCAAAGAAGTAA
- the LOC138362763 gene encoding proteoglycan 4-like, with product MDFERFSNDIHQELCAAGEAEFTLNDVEEWLDIDALDPPIGHLTDDEIIQNVTGTVDDDGEENEDENYSNLQSATCADALFYVEILLDIVSQTGNPELPGPTKVTTKGPTKVTTKGPTKVTTKGPTKVTTKGPTKVTTKGPTKVTTKGPTKVTTKGPTKVTTKGPTKVTTKEPKKIKAGHTEDAGDHGWTKVETKRHKNDDDVDKTPKTGSNPANEGLIEEHKQRLIKLEEVKAKKEAAAKARMEEEAKNITRTVEVEEHNRKIVLGPNGNTIHNITEKHKVRIHIPAKGPTKVTTKGPTKVTTKGPTKVTTKGPTKVTTKEPKKIQAAHTEDAGDHGWTKVETKRHKNDDDVDKTPKTGSNPANEGLIEEHKQRLIKLEEVKAKKEAAAKARMEEEAKNITRTVEVEEHNRKIVLGPNGNTIHNITEKHKVRIHIPAKGTEGPITVRGLEGNVTTATALIEKLIADHEKARKAKMNKIKKGIKTAPR from the exons ATGGATTTTGAGAGATTTTCAAatgatattcatcaagaactgtgtgCCGCTGGTGAGGCGGAGTTCACGCTGAACGATGTGGAGGAGTGGTTAGATATTGATGCACTCGATCCACCCAttggtcatttaacagatgatgagattatacaaaatgttactggcactgttgacgaCGACGGAGAGGAAAATGAGGATGAGAATTATAGCAATTTACAATCTGCTACGTGTGCTGACGCATTGTTCTATGTTGAAATACTCCTTGATATTGTTTCACAAACTGGCAATCCAGAGCTACCAG GACCTACAAAGGTTACCACCAAAGGACCTACAAAGGTTACCACCAAAGGACCTACAAAGGTTACCACCAAAGGACCTACAAAGGTTACCACCAAAGGACCTACAAAGGTTACCACCAAAGGACCTACAAAGGTTACCACCAAAGGACCTACAAAGGTTACCACCAAAGGACCTACAAAGGTTACCACCAAAGGACCTACAAAGGTTACCACCAAAGAACCTAAAAAGATTAAAGCAGGTCACACCGAAGATGCAGGCGATCACGGCTGGACAAAAGTAGAAACGAAGCGACATAAGAACGACGACGATGTAGATAAGACACCCAAAACGGGTTCGAATCCCGCAAATGAAGGCC TAATCGAGGAACATAAACAACGGTTGATAAAACTGGAGGAGGTAAAAGCCAAGAAGGAAGCAGCAGCAAAAGCCAGAATGGAAGAGGAGGCAAAGAATATTACAAGGACCGTAGAGGTGGAAGAACATAATAGAAAAATAGTGCTTGGCCCCAATGGTAATACCATCCACAACATTACTGAGAAACACAAAGTGAGAATCCACATCCCAGCAAAAG GACCTACAAAGGTTACCACCAAAGGACCTACAAAGGTTACCACCAAAGGACCTACAAAGGTTACCACCAAAGGACCTACAAAGGTTACCACCAAAGAACCTAAAAAGATTCAAGCAGCTCACACCGAGGATGCAGGCGATCACGGTTGGACAAAAGTAGAAACAAAGCGACATAAGAACGACGACGATGTAGATAAGACACCCAAAACGGGTTCGAATCCCGCAAATGAAGGCC TAATCGAGGAACATAAACAACGGTTGATAAAACTGGAGGAGGTAAAAGCCAAGAAGGAAGCAGCAGCAAAAGCCAGAATGGAAGAGGAGGCAAAGAATATTACAAGGACCGTAGAGGTGGAAGAACATAATAGAAAAATAGTGCTTGGCCCCAATGGTAATACCATCCACAACATTACTGAGAAACACAAAGTGAGAATCCACATCCCAGCAAAAGGTACAGAAGGCcccatcacagtcaggggtctagaAGGAAACGTAACTACAGCAACGGCACTCATCGAAAAACTTATCGCCGATCACGAGAAAGCAAGGAAGGCTAAaatgaataaaattaaaaaaggaATAAAAACTGCCCCACGGTGA